From Humisphaera borealis, the proteins below share one genomic window:
- a CDS encoding DinB family protein, whose translation MKLYLARMFRYVAWADRRTLAAVRVTPAAHAEALPLLAHLLAAEHVWLARLENRDPSHPVWPTLSLDACDSLAAENEAGYQAFIGRLGDGPTGSVRYRTTQGQAFVTPVLDILSQVITHGPYHRGQIAKIIGRTGGAVINTDFITFTREAEPAG comes from the coding sequence GTGAAGTTGTACCTGGCGAGAATGTTCCGATATGTGGCGTGGGCTGACCGCAGGACGTTGGCGGCTGTGCGCGTCACGCCGGCGGCACACGCCGAGGCCTTGCCGCTGCTGGCCCACCTGCTCGCCGCGGAGCACGTCTGGCTGGCACGACTCGAGAATCGCGACCCCAGCCACCCCGTCTGGCCGACGCTGAGCCTCGACGCGTGCGACTCGCTGGCCGCCGAGAACGAGGCCGGCTACCAGGCGTTCATCGGGCGACTCGGTGATGGCCCGACGGGATCGGTCCGCTACCGGACCACCCAGGGGCAAGCGTTCGTCACGCCTGTCCTCGACATCCTTTCGCAAGTCATCACCCACGGACCATACCACCGTGGGCAGATCGCCAAGATCATCGGCCGGACTGGCGGAGCGGTCATCAACACGGACTTCATCACCTTCACCCGAGAGGCCGAGCCGGCCGGATAG
- a CDS encoding sialidase family protein, whose amino-acid sequence MRTARPNSPRPIRCCAAAPFWAAALLVMVLLASALASTAQAVAAVDAPAVKTLRVPDRGIFPQAAIDSRGRLHLMYVKGDPMAADAYYVRSDDGGATFTKPIRVNSGPESVIVTGTVRGPHLSVGRGDRIHVAWMGSSKAEPKSGKLAPMLYTRLNDAGDAFEPQRNVGAGHPGLDGGGSVAADADGNVYVAWHAPAHPGKSEGEEGRQVWISRSQDDGKTFAPETAANPQPNGVCACCGMRIYCGDKGRVLILYRSASQAIHRDIQMLVSDDHGKSFQVAVADPWQVATCVMSTAACTSVAADGGRSLAAAWETTGQIRVALLTAGATKPTVMMSVPGDGKSRKHPSVAANSRGQILVAWAEGTGWNKGGTLAWQLFDAAGKPIAGESGQAPGIPVWSVPSAVALPDGSFRVIY is encoded by the coding sequence ATGAGAACAGCGAGACCAAACAGCCCCAGGCCAATCCGCTGCTGCGCCGCGGCCCCGTTCTGGGCCGCAGCGCTGCTCGTCATGGTACTGCTCGCCTCGGCACTGGCGTCCACCGCGCAGGCGGTCGCCGCGGTGGACGCGCCAGCCGTCAAAACGCTTCGCGTCCCCGACCGCGGCATCTTTCCGCAGGCCGCGATCGACTCCCGCGGACGGCTGCACCTGATGTACGTCAAAGGCGATCCCATGGCCGCCGACGCCTACTACGTCCGCTCGGACGACGGCGGGGCGACCTTCACCAAACCCATCCGGGTCAACAGCGGGCCCGAAAGCGTCATCGTCACCGGAACCGTTCGCGGCCCGCACCTGTCCGTCGGCCGTGGCGATCGGATCCACGTCGCATGGATGGGCTCTTCCAAGGCCGAGCCCAAGTCGGGCAAGCTCGCCCCCATGCTCTACACCCGGCTCAACGACGCCGGCGACGCGTTCGAACCGCAACGCAACGTCGGGGCCGGACACCCCGGCCTCGACGGCGGCGGGTCCGTCGCCGCCGATGCCGACGGCAACGTCTACGTCGCTTGGCACGCACCGGCCCATCCCGGCAAGTCCGAAGGCGAAGAGGGGCGACAAGTCTGGATCAGCCGATCCCAGGACGACGGCAAAACCTTCGCCCCCGAAACCGCCGCCAACCCCCAACCCAATGGCGTGTGCGCCTGCTGCGGCATGCGCATTTACTGCGGCGACAAAGGTCGCGTGCTGATCCTGTACCGCTCGGCGAGCCAGGCCATCCACCGCGATATCCAGATGCTCGTGTCCGACGACCACGGCAAATCGTTTCAGGTCGCCGTCGCCGACCCCTGGCAGGTCGCGACCTGCGTCATGAGCACCGCCGCCTGTACCAGCGTGGCGGCCGATGGCGGCCGGTCGCTCGCCGCCGCATGGGAGACGACCGGGCAGATTCGCGTCGCGCTGCTGACCGCCGGTGCGACCAAGCCCACTGTCATGATGTCGGTGCCCGGCGACGGAAAGAGCCGCAAGCACCCCAGCGTCGCCGCGAATTCCCGCGGACAAATACTGGTCGCCTGGGCCGAAGGCACCGGCTGGAACAAGGGAGGAACCCTCGCCTGGCAGCTCTTCGATGCCGCTGGCAAACCGATCGCCGGCGAGTCCGGCCAGGCACCCGGCATCCCGGTTTGGAGCGTCCCCTCCGCCGTCGCGCTGCCCGACGGCTCCTTCCGCGTCATCTATTGA
- a CDS encoding alpha/beta hydrolase family protein yields MRNALTAVCLLAINLCGLPAFGQVAGGGDRFGADALLAGRGEADGAVRSAADWPRRRDRLLEAMQRVMGPLPAPSAAPLDVKVLAEERGRTFVRQTIEYTAEVDPRSGRAERVPAYLYLPIDLKAGEKRPAVLALHPTSKLGKAEIAGAGKPNRQYGLELAERGYVVICPDYPSFGDYAKDFAASPHASGTMQGIVNHRRAVDLLISLSQVDGERIGAIGHSLGGHNALFIAAFDSRIKAAVTSCGWNLFPDYYKGDLTGWSSDRYMPRIKSEFGRSPDRMPFDFHEVIATIAPRAVLSISPTQDANFAAEGVRKAVPSVAAVYALLGAERAFEVEYPECAHDFPPAMRDRAYRFLDVALRVQTDGRGR; encoded by the coding sequence ATGCGAAACGCCTTGACCGCTGTGTGCCTGCTTGCGATCAACCTGTGCGGCCTTCCGGCGTTCGGGCAGGTTGCTGGCGGGGGCGATCGGTTCGGGGCGGACGCTTTGCTGGCGGGGCGGGGCGAAGCGGACGGGGCGGTTCGGTCGGCGGCCGATTGGCCGCGTCGGCGCGATCGGCTGCTGGAGGCGATGCAGCGGGTCATGGGGCCGCTGCCGGCGCCGTCGGCGGCGCCGCTGGACGTCAAAGTGCTGGCCGAAGAGCGCGGCAGGACGTTCGTCCGTCAGACCATCGAATACACCGCCGAGGTAGACCCGCGCAGCGGCCGGGCCGAGCGGGTGCCGGCGTACCTGTATCTGCCGATCGACCTGAAGGCCGGCGAGAAGCGGCCGGCGGTGCTCGCCCTGCACCCAACATCAAAGCTGGGCAAGGCCGAGATCGCCGGCGCCGGCAAGCCCAACCGCCAGTACGGGCTGGAGCTGGCCGAGCGCGGTTACGTGGTGATCTGCCCCGACTACCCGTCGTTCGGTGACTATGCCAAGGACTTTGCCGCGTCGCCGCACGCTTCGGGGACGATGCAGGGGATCGTCAACCATCGCCGGGCTGTCGACCTGCTGATCTCGCTTTCGCAGGTGGACGGCGAGCGGATCGGCGCGATCGGGCATTCGCTGGGCGGGCACAACGCACTGTTCATCGCGGCGTTCGACTCCCGCATTAAAGCGGCCGTCACGAGCTGCGGCTGGAACCTGTTCCCCGACTACTACAAGGGAGACCTGACCGGCTGGAGCAGCGACCGGTACATGCCGCGCATCAAGTCGGAGTTCGGCCGATCGCCCGACCGGATGCCGTTCGATTTTCATGAGGTGATCGCCACGATCGCACCCCGCGCGGTGCTGAGCATCTCGCCGACACAGGATGCGAACTTCGCGGCGGAAGGGGTTCGCAAGGCGGTGCCTTCGGTCGCGGCGGTTTATGCGCTGCTGGGAGCCGAGCGGGCGTTTGAGGTGGAATACCCGGAGTGTGCGCATGACTTCCCGCCGGCGATGCGGGACCGGGCGTACCGGTTTCTGGATGTCGCGCTGCGGGTGCAAACTGACGGGCGCGGCAGATGA
- the hslV gene encoding ATP-dependent protease subunit HslV: MKPARSTTILSVRRGDQVALGGDGQVTLGNVVAKADATKIRRLAGGRVLAGFAGAAADAFALIERFEKKLAEFPDNTRRAVIELAKDWRTDRAMRRLEAMLAVADKTTSLIVSGAGDVIEPTDGVIGIGSGGPYALSAAKALLSHSTLTAREIVEASLQIAGEVCIYTNTNIKVEVL, translated from the coding sequence ATGAAACCCGCACGATCGACCACCATCCTTTCCGTCCGGCGCGGTGACCAGGTTGCGCTCGGCGGCGACGGGCAGGTGACCCTCGGGAATGTCGTCGCCAAGGCCGACGCGACCAAGATCCGCCGCCTCGCCGGTGGCCGCGTGCTGGCCGGCTTTGCCGGCGCGGCGGCCGACGCGTTCGCCCTGATCGAGCGGTTCGAGAAAAAGCTCGCCGAGTTCCCCGACAACACCCGCCGGGCCGTCATCGAGCTGGCCAAGGACTGGCGGACCGACCGCGCCATGCGCCGCCTCGAAGCCATGCTCGCCGTCGCCGACAAAACCACGAGCCTGATCGTCAGCGGTGCCGGCGACGTCATCGAACCGACCGACGGCGTCATCGGCATCGGTTCCGGCGGCCCCTACGCCTTGTCGGCCGCTAAAGCGCTACTCAGCCATTCCACCCTGACCGCCAGGGAAATCGTCGAAGCCTCCCTTCAGATCGCCGGAGAAGTCTGCATCTACACCAATACCAACATCAAGGTCGAAGTCCTCTAA